A genomic region of Staphylococcus roterodami contains the following coding sequences:
- a CDS encoding sirohydrochlorin chelatase, which produces MNGNIIVAHGMRRGRQNQALEAFISELVKDDIHHYDIAFLESEHQDLETVMTTLIQSGVDHFKIVPLLIFSAMHYLKDIPNIVHEMKRRYPDIKIEVSEPLGTHPLMTEIIMQRIDDALVDEEQQVGIVVVAHGNISGKYTKAHDELQTCVQTLRTNKPTYARTLYGSISFTHDLKDIAKQYQKLIVVPLFLYDGRLVNKVKQQMNDMVINTDIHITPSINFDPILKRIINDRLENLMTPMKI; this is translated from the coding sequence GTGAATGGGAATATCATTGTTGCACATGGCATGAGGCGCGGACGACAGAATCAAGCGTTAGAAGCATTTATTTCTGAATTAGTAAAAGATGATATACATCACTATGATATTGCGTTTTTAGAAAGTGAGCATCAGGATTTAGAGACAGTAATGACGACGTTGATTCAAAGTGGGGTTGACCATTTTAAAATTGTACCATTGCTTATCTTTAGTGCAATGCATTATCTCAAAGATATACCGAATATCGTTCATGAAATGAAACGACGGTATCCAGACATAAAGATAGAAGTAAGCGAGCCACTTGGTACACATCCTTTAATGACAGAAATCATCATGCAACGTATTGATGACGCACTAGTAGATGAAGAACAACAAGTAGGAATTGTCGTTGTTGCACATGGCAATATTAGTGGCAAGTATACAAAGGCACATGACGAGTTACAAACATGTGTTCAAACACTACGCACTAATAAACCAACTTATGCGAGAACGCTTTATGGTTCAATCAGCTTTACGCATGATTTAAAGGATATTGCGAAACAGTACCAAAAATTGATTGTCGTACCATTATTTTTATATGACGGAAGACTTGTTAACAAAGTGAAGCAGCAAATGAATGACATGGTTATTAATACAGATATACACATCACACCTTCTATTAATTTCGACCCGATTTTAAAACGAATTATTAATGATAGATTAGAAAATTTAATGACTCCGATGAAAATATAA
- a CDS encoding GNAT family N-acetyltransferase: protein MTKTMIRLASEQDAEKLQQLMHEAFTPLRELGIDWPSVNADLDAVKENIDKNTTFVMTIDDEIISTITVRYPWGSLKSISGYPFVWWFATNPAYEGQGFGSQLLTYVEETFLRDTLKAAAVTLGTSARLHPWLLKIYEKRGYEIYSEHENDDGDLGVIMRKILIPERFEESILGQPPF from the coding sequence ATGACAAAAACGATGATTCGACTTGCAAGTGAACAAGACGCAGAAAAGTTGCAACAACTCATGCATGAAGCATTTACACCGCTAAGAGAACTTGGTATTGATTGGCCTTCAGTTAATGCAGATTTAGATGCTGTTAAAGAAAATATAGATAAAAATACGACATTTGTCATGACCATTGATGATGAAATTATCTCTACGATAACGGTTAGATATCCATGGGGCAGTTTAAAAAGTATTTCTGGTTATCCTTTTGTCTGGTGGTTCGCGACTAATCCAGCATATGAGGGCCAAGGCTTTGGCAGTCAATTACTTACTTATGTTGAAGAAACATTTTTACGAGATACGTTAAAGGCAGCAGCAGTAACTTTAGGTACATCTGCTAGATTGCATCCATGGTTACTTAAAATATACGAAAAAAGAGGTTACGAAATTTATAGTGAACATGAAAATGATGATGGTGATTTAGGTGTTATTATGCGTAAAATTCTTATTCCTGAACGGTTTGAAGAATCAATCTTAGGACAACCACCATTTTAA
- a CDS encoding formate/nitrite transporter family protein — MIENKKTVEDTYSTGAIVDSISSSVQMKQVMVQQTPGRYMLKAMMAGFLLSIVTVFMFGIKTQFASTHVDGLINLMGAIAFSLGLILVVLTNSELLTSNFMYFTVGWYYKVVSVKKMTWILLYCFLGNILGGFVLFFLMKFAHVMTPEMTQALTALVQKKTVDSTWLNIFTKGIFCNFFINIGIFISMQFKGGLTKAFFIACGVVVFVYMGYEHVVFNAGLYAGMVFFNLDAVSWLHVLKNIVFAFLGNFVGGGIFVGLVYAFLNGKRNRLEQQ; from the coding sequence GTGATAGAAAATAAGAAAACAGTTGAAGATACATATTCAACAGGCGCAATAGTTGATTCAATATCATCTTCAGTACAAATGAAGCAAGTAATGGTACAGCAAACACCTGGCCGATATATGCTTAAAGCAATGATGGCCGGATTTTTACTCTCAATCGTTACTGTATTTATGTTCGGAATAAAGACGCAGTTTGCGAGTACTCACGTAGATGGACTTATCAATTTAATGGGAGCCATTGCGTTTAGTTTAGGTTTGATTTTAGTTGTATTAACTAACTCTGAATTATTAACAAGTAACTTCATGTACTTTACAGTAGGCTGGTATTATAAAGTCGTTTCTGTTAAGAAGATGACTTGGATTTTATTATATTGTTTCTTAGGAAATATTTTAGGTGGGTTTGTGCTATTTTTCTTAATGAAATTTGCGCATGTCATGACACCAGAAATGACACAAGCTTTAACAGCTTTAGTTCAGAAAAAGACTGTTGATTCAACATGGTTGAATATTTTTACAAAAGGTATTTTCTGTAACTTCTTTATCAATATTGGTATTTTCATCTCTATGCAATTCAAAGGCGGCTTAACAAAGGCATTCTTCATAGCTTGTGGTGTCGTGGTCTTTGTATACATGGGATATGAACACGTTGTGTTCAATGCAGGTCTATACGCAGGCATGGTATTCTTTAACCTTGATGCAGTTTCATGGTTACACGTTTTAAAAAATATCGTTTTTGCTTTCTTAGGTAACTTTGTTGGTGGCGGTATTTTTGTAGGTCTCGTTTATGCTTTCTTAAATGGTAAGCGTAATCGTTTAGAGCAACAATAA
- a CDS encoding SRPBCC domain-containing protein: MTIKVEDNKIIFSRTIQAPIEKVFDAYTKKELFEKWFHPKGASTKVFRFNAITGGDAFYAIKTPAMMSYTLAEYETVKRPHLIEYIDSFATSEGNKDTKMPSMKISLSFSETSKTETTVTSISTFPTKEAAQQVIEMGVEAGMNQTLDQLDALLK, from the coding sequence ATGACGATTAAAGTTGAAGATAATAAAATTATTTTTTCAAGAACGATACAAGCACCAATAGAAAAGGTATTTGATGCTTATACTAAAAAAGAATTATTTGAAAAATGGTTTCATCCAAAAGGGGCTAGCACAAAAGTATTTCGCTTTAATGCAATTACTGGTGGCGATGCATTTTATGCAATTAAAACACCAGCAATGATGAGCTATACGTTAGCAGAATACGAAACAGTTAAACGCCCACATTTAATTGAATACATTGACTCATTTGCAACGTCTGAGGGAAACAAAGATACTAAAATGCCAAGTATGAAGATATCTTTATCATTTTCAGAAACTAGTAAAACCGAGACAACTGTGACATCTATCTCAACATTTCCAACGAAAGAAGCAGCTCAACAAGTAATTGAAATGGGTGTTGAAGCAGGTATGAATCAAACTTTAGATCAACTTGATGCATTATTGAAATAA